A region of the Rissa tridactyla isolate bRisTri1 chromosome 18, bRisTri1.patW.cur.20221130, whole genome shotgun sequence genome:
ggagggattGTCACTAAGTTTAAAGGATGGGGTTCCTAATGACTTGTTTTGGGGAGTTTAGGAGACCAAGGAGTGCTTGTGCCtgtccatttttttaaattatattcccccatccctcctcctaCAAACCCCAGCGCAAGAAGTCATTGCAAGTTAAGCAGTCTTGTAGCTAACGCTGTGGAAAATTCAAATCAACCGATTTGCCAGGTCAGTGAGATTTCTGCTGAAGACCTGCACTGCCAGCTGGGTTTCAGGGTTATCTCCACTCCTATTGCACAGTTTATGCAAATATTAAAAGATATGCTAAAGTCATGTCTGCAGTGCAATCATACAAGACACTCCACTCCACAGTGGCTTCTCTGGCCACGTGGGAAGAGTctgaataaaaaatgttttccaactaACAAGCAGCATTTTTCACTGTGACATAATCTGCTCAAGCACCTGGAAATATCTGGTTTTCTTATCTGGTCTGAAACCCCCCAGTGAAAAACCTGTTCTCTGATCCATTGAAGCAAGAAGAATAGAAACCATCTCACAGTGGAGTTTTCTGAGCTGTAAGCAGGATTTAGCAGATCAcaggttttaattaaatttcaggGTATCAGTGTGCATAACTCCACTTACTTTGGTGTGGATACAGCGACTCACTCAAGAGGAAAATCTAACCTGCTGCTTAATGATCGAATTTATTTTGGCACACAATAGCAGAAGAGTTTCCTATATTTGTTTTCAAACATCTGGAGATGAATGGGCAGTAATAGTTTCTGGAGAGATTTTGCTTTATAGCTCACATCTGCAGAAGCATAAAACCAGTGATTTGAGTATTAGACCCGCCTCGGACTCTACACTGGGGCATAGCTCCTATTATGCCCAAGGAGAGACAACAAGGCTTTCCAAAGCCCTGGCAGATTTGAGAGAGAAGTGAACCAAATTCCTCCTATCCCCCAGGTGACAGAGTTCCATTTCAGCCTCGCCAGACCCTGCAGCCATTTACCTTCAGGAAGAGGACAGCAATGAACGcaatggtgaaggtgaccatcaCTTTGGCATACTCCTCCGTTGGTAACTTCTCCAGGGTTGGCAGAAAGCCCTGTGAAAAGAGGGAGAAGGTCTCAATCATACACGCTGGGTTCCTCCACCGGGGGTCAGACAAAGCGGTGGAGATCTCAGCAAGTTTCTCAGCCCGCCTTTCAGAAAGGTGGGACAGGCCACCTtccttgcctcattggaaagagTACAGGGATATTTTCGGTTCCTGCTGTTTACACTCCTTTGGCAAAGATTTTCAGAAGACTATTTAAATGAGAACTAAAAGTATGACTGTTTAATAAAGATGAAAAGTCGATGCATTTTCAATGCATGCAGGCAGGCTCTATCCAAATCATTTTGCTCTGCAATTTGCATCCATAAGATCCTTACAAGAAAAACAAGGTGTACTTTCAAGAAGCACATGCCTAAGCAAGCTGTCAGTCAAGAACATCGTGTTGGTGGGAACATATGGAAAATCCTCTTTTGTCATCAAACAGAGCAGTTCTGGTCATACTGTAGAGATCAGAGAAAGTTTACTCTGTCTTCACAGCCACTGAAAGAAACTTCATAGGGGTTCACAGCATGAAAAATCAGCTGAGCTTGCCCATAACCTACCCCATTGTCTGAAGACTTGAGGCTGAGATAGGTGGGGACCTCCATGTAGGAGCTGCAGAGGGTGAGAATACTCAGGCAGAagtccagcagctgcagagccaggaAAGGGATCTTCGAGTGTCCCTGCTGCAAGAAGGGCAGGGAATGGGAATTTGTTACGATTACAAGATGGTGTCACTTATGTAGATATTCCCCATTTTACACAGGGCCTGTGGTCTCTTCTTATTTACTATTATTTACGATATCCTAAGCTATTTAATTCATTTATACTGGCCAAAACGATGACTAAACCATCTTGTTGGACTAATTCATACAAGCTCCTCGGAAGAAGCCTCTAGCTGGAGCAGTGATATTCCTCCAGCAAACCCTTCCTAGCACGGGCACACCCAGAACCACCTCCCCAAAGCCctgagacagaaaataaaatcaacaggAGGATTCCCAGACATGGGAGATCAAACTACATCCCACCTGTCACTAGGCTTTCCTTGCACACCCTCCAGTTCCCAAGGATTGCATCATGTCTCCAGTCAGTGTAGGAACTGTCTTGCCATGAAGAACCTTGGCCCAAGATCACGATCCTTTACGTGGATATGTAATCCGTAGTACATTATGTCTCCATTACATTATGTATCCATCCATCCAGTACATTATGTATATGTCTCCATCACACAGAGAACAGAGAAGATCTGTGAGCTGTTACCTACCGTGTGGCTAAGGGAGGACACAGAAACGATCCCTGGAACTTGTATGTAGGAACTGAACATTGTTAGGAGGCTGAGGAGAAAGTCCATGACTTGAAGAGCAAGGAATGGGATCAGGAGACGTTCCCGCTTCTGAGAAAGTAAAGCAATGCCAGTTATTTCTATTCTGAATAGAAGGAAACCACCTATCAATACCTATTGGACATATACTTGTATACCCCAAGGACATAAAGACATATATTTGTGTACCCCAAGGACGTGAGGATATATATTTAGGTACTCCAAGAACAAATACTTTCCTGGAATTTCTGCATCTAATTCCACATACTGTGGTGATAATTGATTCAGGAAAATTGAAGGGCAGcgatactgatttttttcacccCCTTGTAAAGTTTCTGTGAATTGTCGCTATGTGACATTGGCTCTTGATCCCATCAGAGCTGTCACTTAGCTGTCTCCAAATTTTGCCACTACAGAGAAAGTAGTGGCAAACCACTACTTTCCCACAGCAATGCATGGTCATTTCTTCTCCTGAAATGGGAAAGGAATCACCAGTGTAATAAGGGAGTTACAGCTCCCCTCCAGGATCTGACTTGGAAAAGAGCAAGGAGAAGATGCAAAACACCAGAATTTCCAAATCAGAACATTTCCATTCCTTGACACCAAAAATAGTCTTGATAGAAATGTCACCCAGATTGGGTACATCTGGCAGTTAGCAGCCTTGCAGGTGAGGCTGAGACTGCAAACCAGACAACATCCCCCTCTGTAAGAAAGCAGAgatatttatctgcttttttgGTTGTACTTCAGCATTTTCAGCGAGCATTCTCTAGTCCCCGCCTTTAAGCCAGAGAGGCTTCAGCCAGCAGATAAATGTCATTTGTGGAGAACATACCTTCACCACACCCAGGAGGAGGTTGAAGCTGATGACAAACAGCATGATGATCAACAGGAAACTGGTGATGACATCAGCTAAAAGCAATAAAAGTAATTACCACATTACTAAAAGCCAGAGCACAATGTCCCAATTCAATCAGACCTCTAGGGAAGAGTTATAGTCAGACCGGTTTGTGTATGTGGGGGAATGAATGCCATGCAGCTGGAaggtaacctttttttttttttttttttttttttttttttcctttttcccccttttctacCCCCActttttcatctgtctttgaagCTTCTGTTTCTTTAGCCACTGGGCTGAGCAGGCCGTCGGCTCAGGCGCATGGGAGCCAAAAGCCTTTATTGcctggactgaaattttaaatatcCTAGGCTATGATATAAtgtaaaatgaagtagaaaaaaaagggacaGTGCTTTTAGCTAATGATTAGTAAGTCTGATTTGGAAATTATTTCGAGACTCAAAGGCAGATTAAGTAACTAACAGCAAAATTTGGTGAAAGATCTGCAAGATTCTCAAGCAGATGAGAAGCAGAAGTTTTAACCACCCACTGGTAGCATGGACCACAGACTCTCAGGGTGAAATATCTCACCTCCGCTCTCTGTAGCTGCAGGATGCAACATACACGTTAAAAATAAACGTGTGAGGAGAACAATGTGAGGCAGTTCTACCTACAGGGCTGAAAATAATCTTCA
Encoded here:
- the LAPTM5 gene encoding lysosomal-associated transmembrane protein 5, with the protein product MTAQSTTEPPRCCFFNIKTATVALGIFHMVMSVLLLIEYSLEVASGKGFCKDLDKDYYKIADVITSFLLIIMLFVISFNLLLGVVKKRERLLIPFLALQVMDFLLSLLTMFSSYIQVPGIVSVSSLSHTQGHSKIPFLALQLLDFCLSILTLCSSYMEVPTYLSLKSSDNGGFLPTLEKLPTEEYAKVMVTFTIAFIAVLFLKAYMFKCVLSCFKYIKACKRKEVKVDPQAVEKAVLPSYEEALELPSKESPPPYVTI